A genomic window from Promicromonospora sukumoe includes:
- a CDS encoding epoxide hydrolase family protein, translating into MNTNDTSIRPFRIDIPQADLDDLNDRLARTRFAPAAPGDSWDYGTPESYLRESVEQWRDGFDWRAVEERVNAFPQFLTEIDGQTVHFLHVRSAEPGARALLLTHTYPGSVLDFLDMIGPLTDPVAHGGRAEDAFHVVVPSIPGFGFSTPLSQPADGGTWTMARVARTWDTLMRRLGYQSYGTHGSDAGAMVSRELAVLDPEGFLGAHVLQLFSFPTGADGEMDGFGPKEFAALEHLQWFQSVGAYNTMNGSRPQTVAAGLSDSPVGQLAYNELFESFGNGTSLVSRDQVLAQVSLYWLTNTSATSVRYHYSEARSGAEPVVSQGRIGVAVFADDFKTIRAFADRDNARIEHWSEYPTGGHYAAMEVPDVLVADLRTFFETP; encoded by the coding sequence ATGAACACCAACGACACCAGCATCCGCCCCTTCCGCATCGACATCCCCCAGGCCGACCTCGACGACCTGAACGACCGCCTCGCCCGCACCCGCTTCGCCCCGGCCGCGCCCGGCGACTCCTGGGACTACGGCACGCCCGAGTCCTACCTGCGCGAGTCGGTCGAGCAGTGGCGCGACGGCTTCGACTGGCGCGCGGTCGAGGAGCGCGTCAACGCGTTCCCCCAGTTCCTGACCGAGATCGACGGCCAGACGGTCCACTTCCTGCACGTCCGCTCGGCCGAGCCGGGCGCCCGCGCCCTTCTGCTGACCCACACCTACCCGGGCTCGGTGCTCGACTTCCTCGACATGATCGGCCCGCTCACCGACCCCGTTGCCCACGGCGGCCGCGCCGAGGACGCCTTCCACGTGGTGGTCCCGTCCATCCCCGGCTTCGGCTTCAGCACCCCGCTGAGCCAGCCCGCCGACGGCGGCACCTGGACCATGGCCCGCGTCGCCCGCACCTGGGACACCCTGATGCGCCGGCTCGGCTACCAGTCCTACGGCACCCACGGCAGCGACGCGGGCGCCATGGTCAGCCGCGAGCTGGCCGTGCTCGACCCCGAGGGCTTCCTGGGCGCGCACGTGCTCCAGCTCTTCTCGTTCCCGACCGGCGCCGACGGCGAGATGGACGGCTTCGGCCCCAAGGAGTTCGCGGCGCTGGAGCACCTGCAGTGGTTCCAGAGCGTCGGCGCGTACAACACGATGAACGGCTCCCGGCCCCAGACCGTGGCGGCCGGGCTCAGCGACTCGCCGGTGGGGCAGCTCGCCTACAACGAGCTGTTCGAGAGCTTCGGCAACGGCACGAGCCTGGTCTCCCGCGACCAGGTCCTGGCGCAGGTCAGCCTGTACTGGCTGACCAACACGTCGGCCACCTCGGTGCGCTACCACTACAGCGAGGCACGGTCCGGGGCGGAGCCGGTGGTGAGCCAGGGCCGCATCGGCGTCGCCGTCTTCGCCGACGACTTCAAGACGATCCGGGCGTTCGCCGACCGCGACAACGCCCGCATCGAGCACTGGTCCGAGTACCCGACGGGCGGCCACTACGCGGCGATGGAGGTCCCGGACGTCCTGGTCGCCGACCTCCGCACCTTCTTCGAGACGCCCTGA